One part of the Stegostoma tigrinum isolate sSteTig4 chromosome 14, sSteTig4.hap1, whole genome shotgun sequence genome encodes these proteins:
- the LOC125457813 gene encoding somatostatin-1A-like: MWCSRAQCALALLSIALAMLSAGAASTADRYRELLQTSVAAAEPRSKAELIKYNLVQLLSELANAENEALDVEDLPRLAKQNEVRVDLERSANPNSPQRERKAGCKNFFWKTFTSC; the protein is encoded by the exons ATGTGGTGCAGCCGAGCTCAGTGCGCCCTCGCCCTGCTCTCCATCGCTCTGGCAATGCTGAGTGCGGGCGCCGCTTCCACAGCCGACAGGTACCGCGAACTCCTCCAGACATCCGTGGCTGCCGCAGAGCCCCGGAGTAAAGCG GAGCTGATCAAATACAATCTCGTCCAATTGCTCTCGGAGCTGGCAAATGCCGAGAACGAAGCTTTGGATGTGGAGGATTTGCCGCGGCTGGCGAAACAGAATGAGGTACGGGTTGATCTGGAACGATCCGCCAACCCCAATTCGCCCCAGAGGGAACGCAAAGCGGGCTGCAAAAACTTCTTCTGGAAAACCTTCACATCCTGTTAA